A single region of the Streptomyces virginiae genome encodes:
- a CDS encoding STAS domain-containing protein, translating into MSTRTTSAGPVIELAGDLDHHSAAQVRGLLSELAVEEGRQLVIDLGGLTFCDSSGITVLIAARNHALAARASIALAAVPERVVRILRIVGLDQVFPVHPTAQAAEAAWTPRTD; encoded by the coding sequence ATGAGCACCCGCACCACGTCGGCCGGCCCCGTCATCGAACTCGCCGGCGACCTCGACCACCACAGCGCCGCCCAGGTCCGCGGGCTGCTCTCCGAACTGGCCGTGGAAGAGGGCCGGCAGCTCGTCATCGACCTGGGAGGACTCACGTTCTGCGACTCCAGCGGCATCACGGTCCTGATCGCCGCCCGTAACCACGCCCTCGCCGCCCGCGCGTCGATCGCACTGGCCGCGGTTCCCGAACGGGTCGTCCGGATCCTGCGCATCGTCGGCCTCGACCAGGTCTTCCCCGTGCACCCCACCGCACAAGCGGCCGAAGCCGCCTGGACACCACGAACCGACTGA
- a CDS encoding bifunctional serine/threonine-protein kinase/ABC transporter substrate-binding protein — protein sequence MTEQNPELIAGRYQLVERIGQGGMGRVWRGLDQQLFGREVAVKEILFPPGIEDGDRAALLRRFTGEARAAVTLSHPGIITIHDVVEHHGAPVIVMELVRGESLAAAIRSRGRLPVQRVAEIGAAMLDALAEAHAARIIHRDIKPDNVLLTKDRVVLTDFGIAHLADATTKLSHSGIVIGTPQYMPPEQLEGKRPTPANDLWALGATLYHAVEGHPPFDVEGLHALAVAVFTRPHLPPVHAGPLAPVLDALLTKDPAQRVDAAEAARMLASVLRPSTPPADPSTGHGAGHETAPTPPPDPRVTPAPAPTPAPEAATEPTRHTPTVLDSDSDSAADSPRRPVPDRPTVPPVPVPPVGDTGTLGTSATAEHDEGTSARPRALPRRAVILGAALAVLATGSVLTWSLTRDDDAPHGGGTAGNGAAGSAVTVVIGVDAPLSGGLSAMGLGVKNSADLAVRTANEIGHVPGVRFEIKALDDGADPAKGEANAARFVSDEKVLGVVGPLNSGVAKTLVAPLARANMAVVSPSNTDPVLTLGPDWAAGTTSRPYSTYFRTVATDVVQGPFAARYLHGTAKKSKVYVVDDASAHGTALTSGFTPEFAKLGGTVVGTEQVDPAERAFAGLATRVRSSGADAVYFGGYYDTAAVLSQQLKQAGVGVPLMGGDGIYDAQYLTTNPKAEGDLATNIGVAAEESAAGQDFLTRYRKADYPEAAGWYGPYAYDATWTLIEAVKAVVTANGGTLPPAPDTRAKVPQAVTGVAFDGVTGRVAFDGNGDTLDRRLTLYSVKDGRWAMVTSGTAAR from the coding sequence GTGACCGAGCAGAATCCCGAACTCATCGCCGGCCGGTACCAACTGGTCGAACGCATCGGACAGGGCGGCATGGGCCGGGTCTGGCGCGGCCTTGACCAGCAGCTCTTCGGGCGCGAGGTCGCCGTCAAGGAGATTCTCTTCCCGCCGGGCATAGAAGACGGCGACCGCGCCGCGCTGCTCCGGCGGTTCACCGGCGAGGCCCGCGCGGCGGTCACTCTCAGCCACCCGGGAATCATCACCATCCATGATGTCGTGGAGCATCACGGGGCCCCCGTCATCGTCATGGAGTTGGTCCGCGGGGAGTCGCTGGCGGCCGCGATCCGCAGCCGGGGCCGGCTGCCCGTGCAGCGGGTGGCCGAGATCGGCGCGGCGATGCTCGACGCGCTGGCCGAGGCGCACGCGGCGCGGATCATCCATCGGGACATCAAGCCGGACAACGTGCTCCTGACCAAGGACCGCGTCGTCCTCACCGACTTCGGCATCGCGCACCTCGCGGACGCCACGACCAAGCTGAGCCACAGCGGGATCGTCATCGGCACGCCTCAGTACATGCCGCCGGAGCAGCTCGAAGGCAAGCGCCCGACCCCCGCCAACGACCTGTGGGCGCTCGGGGCCACCCTCTATCACGCCGTCGAGGGACACCCGCCGTTCGATGTGGAGGGTCTTCACGCCCTCGCCGTGGCCGTCTTCACCCGCCCGCATCTGCCGCCGGTCCACGCGGGACCGCTGGCGCCCGTGCTGGACGCCCTCCTCACGAAGGATCCGGCGCAGCGCGTGGACGCCGCGGAAGCGGCGCGGATGCTGGCTTCGGTGCTGCGCCCCTCGACACCCCCGGCAGACCCGTCCACCGGGCACGGAGCGGGACACGAGACCGCGCCCACTCCCCCACCGGATCCGCGGGTGACCCCGGCACCGGCGCCCACACCGGCACCGGAAGCCGCGACGGAGCCGACGCGCCACACCCCCACGGTCCTGGACTCCGATTCCGACTCCGCCGCCGATTCCCCGCGGCGCCCCGTGCCGGACCGGCCGACGGTCCCGCCCGTACCCGTACCCCCGGTCGGGGACACCGGCACGCTCGGAACGTCGGCCACGGCCGAGCACGACGAGGGAACGTCGGCCCGTCCGCGCGCCCTGCCCCGGCGAGCCGTGATCCTGGGCGCGGCACTGGCCGTACTGGCCACGGGCTCCGTCCTGACCTGGAGCCTCACCCGTGACGATGACGCGCCCCACGGCGGCGGGACGGCCGGCAACGGCGCGGCGGGGTCCGCCGTCACCGTGGTGATCGGCGTGGACGCGCCGCTCAGCGGTGGGTTGTCCGCGATGGGCCTCGGTGTCAAGAACTCCGCCGACCTGGCGGTGAGGACCGCCAACGAAATCGGGCACGTCCCCGGCGTGCGCTTCGAGATCAAGGCCCTGGACGACGGCGCCGATCCCGCCAAGGGCGAGGCCAACGCCGCCCGGTTCGTGTCCGACGAGAAGGTGCTGGGCGTCGTCGGCCCCCTCAACTCCGGTGTCGCCAAGACCCTGGTGGCACCGCTCGCCCGGGCGAACATGGCCGTGGTGTCCCCGAGCAACACCGACCCCGTGCTGACGCTGGGCCCGGACTGGGCCGCGGGTACCACGTCCCGCCCCTACTCCACCTACTTCCGCACCGTCGCCACGGATGTCGTCCAGGGGCCGTTCGCCGCCCGGTACCTGCACGGCACCGCGAAGAAGTCCAAGGTCTACGTGGTGGACGACGCGAGCGCCCACGGCACCGCCCTCACCTCAGGCTTCACGCCCGAGTTCGCGAAGCTCGGCGGGACGGTCGTCGGTACCGAGCAGGTCGATCCCGCGGAACGCGCCTTCGCGGGCCTCGCCACGAGGGTGCGGTCCTCCGGAGCCGACGCCGTCTACTTCGGCGGCTACTACGACACCGCGGCCGTCCTCTCCCAGCAGTTGAAGCAGGCCGGGGTCGGCGTCCCCCTGATGGGCGGCGACGGCATCTACGACGCGCAGTACCTCACGACGAACCCGAAGGCCGAGGGCGACCTCGCGACCAACATCGGCGTCGCCGCGGAGGAATCGGCGGCCGGCCAGGACTTCCTCACCCGGTACCGGAAGGCGGACTACCCGGAGGCCGCCGGTTGGTACGGTCCCTACGCCTACGACGCGACCTGGACGCTGATCGAGGCCGTGAAGGCGGTCGTGACGGCCAACGGCGGCACCCTTCCCCCCGCCCCCGACACGCGGGCGAAGGTTCCGCAGGCCGTGACAGGAGTCGCCTTCGACGGTGTCACGGGCCGCGTGGCCTTCGACGGGAACGGCGACACGCTCGACCGCCGGCTCACCCTGTACTCGGTGAAGGACGGCAGGTGGGCCATGGTGACGAGCGGGACCGCCGCCCGCTGA
- a CDS encoding fasciclin domain-containing protein, which yields MNALRFRRTALAVATAAVLPFALTACSEDGKSSDAAPAASASADGSDPATGSSEPATAMDKPFGTACAGVPKEGAGSFDGMAKDPVATAASNNPALSTLVAAVKQAGLVDTLNNASNITVFAPTNDAFAKIPKADLDKVLADKATLTKILTYHVVGQKLTPKQLENGSFETLEKGRITTAGSGESYKVNDTSTVVCGNVPTANATVYIVDTVLMPK from the coding sequence ATGAACGCCCTTCGTTTCCGTCGTACCGCCCTCGCCGTCGCCACCGCGGCCGTTCTGCCCTTCGCACTGACCGCCTGCTCCGAGGACGGCAAGTCCTCGGACGCCGCACCCGCCGCCTCGGCGAGCGCGGACGGATCCGACCCGGCCACGGGCTCGTCCGAGCCCGCGACCGCGATGGACAAGCCCTTCGGCACCGCCTGCGCGGGTGTGCCCAAGGAGGGGGCCGGTTCCTTCGACGGCATGGCCAAGGACCCGGTGGCCACGGCCGCCTCGAACAACCCGGCCCTGTCGACCCTCGTCGCGGCCGTCAAGCAGGCCGGACTGGTCGACACCCTGAACAACGCTTCGAACATCACCGTGTTCGCCCCGACCAATGACGCCTTCGCCAAGATCCCGAAGGCCGACCTGGACAAGGTCCTCGCCGACAAGGCCACGCTCACCAAGATCCTCACCTACCACGTCGTCGGTCAGAAGCTCACCCCGAAGCAGCTGGAGAACGGCTCCTTCGAGACCCTGGAGAAGGGCAGGATCACCACGGCCGGCTCCGGAGAGTCCTACAAGGTCAACGACACCTCCACCGTGGTCTGCGGCAATGTCCCCACGGCCAACGCCACGGTCTACATCGTCGACACCGTGCTGATGCCCAAGTAG
- a CDS encoding alpha/beta fold hydrolase — MTVRSRNHVRVSGLPGGPVLMLAHGFGCDQNMWRLVLPALERAFTVVLFDHVGAGRSDLSAWNKERYSDLDGYVEDVLEICREVDLGPVTFVGHSVSAMMGVLAAGRHPEYFEGLVLLAPSPCFIDDPAAGYRGGFSTEDIEELLQSLDANYLGWSGAMAPVIMGNPDRPELGEELTNSFCATDPEIQRVFARVTFLTDSRPDLDRVTVPTLVAQCSSDAIAPPEVGPYIQARIQGSELVTLDATGHCPQLSAPEETAEAITAFTLALRR, encoded by the coding sequence ATGACCGTGCGAAGCAGGAACCATGTGCGGGTGTCCGGCCTGCCGGGCGGCCCGGTGCTGATGCTGGCGCACGGGTTCGGGTGCGACCAGAACATGTGGCGTCTGGTGCTGCCGGCCCTGGAGCGCGCGTTCACGGTGGTGCTCTTCGACCACGTGGGCGCGGGCCGCTCGGACCTGTCGGCGTGGAACAAGGAGCGGTACTCCGACCTGGACGGCTATGTCGAGGACGTGCTGGAGATCTGCCGCGAGGTGGATCTGGGGCCGGTGACGTTCGTCGGGCACTCCGTGAGCGCCATGATGGGCGTCCTGGCCGCCGGTCGCCATCCCGAGTACTTCGAGGGCCTGGTGCTGCTCGCACCCTCCCCGTGCTTCATCGACGATCCGGCCGCCGGCTACCGGGGCGGCTTCAGCACCGAGGACATCGAGGAACTGCTCCAGTCCCTGGACGCCAACTACCTCGGCTGGTCGGGGGCCATGGCCCCGGTCATCATGGGCAACCCCGACCGTCCCGAGCTGGGCGAGGAACTGACGAACAGCTTCTGCGCGACCGATCCGGAGATCCAACGCGTCTTCGCCCGCGTCACGTTCCTGACCGACAGCCGACCCGACCTCGACCGGGTGACGGTGCCCACCCTGGTCGCCCAGTGTTCCAGCGACGCCATCGCCCCGCCGGAGGTCGGCCCCTACATCCAGGCCCGGATCCAGGGCAGCGAGTTGGTCACCCTGGACGCCACCGGGCACTGCCCCCAGCTCAGCGCCCCCGAGGAGACCGCGGAAGCGATCACCGCGTTCACGCTGGCCCTGCGCCGATGA
- a CDS encoding PP2C family protein-serine/threonine phosphatase translates to MSRTEEQDHPDPEGCSDQDRAFSALLEDSAEDLYENAPCGYLSTLLDGQIAKVNTTLLNWLGYRRTDLVGTRRFSDLLTVGGRLYHETHFAPLLRMRGEVSGIALELKAADGRRIPVLVTSTVKTGGDGEPLLIRTTVFDARDRRAYEEELLRARRESERERERLQQLAATLQQTLLPPTLANVPGLDVAAHYHIASADEVGGDFYDLFPLAAGTWGMFLGDVCGKGAAAAAVTSLARYTLRAAAVYDPDPAAVLGNLNRVLHHEYNGHDPRFCTVVFGLLTPDEDRGGFHITLAGGGHPPALLMRADGTADYLPTPGGQLIGVLPDAHIATTTFRLDPGDTLLLYTDGLTEAHTTTADKDRYGDKALLDLGHELAPTTAEHTVASIRGLLATLGAGVDDDTAVLAVSVPSHPDREGPQ, encoded by the coding sequence ATGAGCCGGACCGAGGAACAGGACCACCCCGACCCCGAGGGATGTTCGGACCAGGACCGGGCGTTCTCCGCCCTGCTGGAGGACAGCGCCGAGGACCTGTACGAGAACGCCCCGTGCGGATACCTCTCCACGCTGCTGGACGGGCAGATCGCCAAGGTCAACACCACCCTGCTGAACTGGCTGGGCTACCGGCGCACCGACCTGGTGGGCACGAGGAGGTTCTCCGACCTCCTCACCGTCGGCGGACGGCTCTACCACGAGACGCACTTCGCGCCGCTGCTGCGCATGCGGGGAGAGGTCAGCGGCATCGCGCTGGAGCTGAAGGCGGCCGACGGCCGACGGATCCCGGTACTGGTGACCTCGACGGTCAAGACCGGTGGGGACGGCGAGCCGCTGCTGATCCGCACCACCGTCTTCGACGCACGCGACCGCCGGGCCTACGAGGAGGAGTTGCTGCGGGCCCGACGGGAATCGGAGCGCGAACGCGAACGCCTCCAGCAGCTGGCCGCCACCCTCCAACAGACCCTGCTCCCCCCGACCCTGGCGAACGTCCCGGGCCTGGACGTGGCCGCCCACTACCACATCGCCTCGGCCGACGAGGTCGGCGGCGACTTCTACGACCTGTTCCCCCTGGCCGCCGGAACCTGGGGCATGTTCCTGGGCGACGTCTGCGGCAAGGGCGCGGCAGCCGCGGCCGTCACCTCGCTGGCCCGCTACACCCTGCGCGCCGCCGCCGTCTACGATCCCGACCCGGCCGCCGTCCTCGGCAACCTCAACAGGGTCCTCCACCACGAGTACAACGGACACGATCCGCGGTTCTGCACCGTCGTCTTCGGGCTCCTCACCCCCGACGAAGACCGGGGCGGCTTCCACATCACCCTCGCCGGCGGTGGCCACCCGCCGGCGCTCCTGATGCGCGCGGACGGGACCGCCGACTACCTGCCCACCCCCGGCGGACAGCTCATCGGCGTCCTGCCCGACGCCCACATCGCCACCACCACCTTCCGCCTCGACCCGGGCGACACCCTGCTCCTGTACACGGACGGGCTCACCGAAGCCCACACCACCACAGCGGACAAGGACCGCTACGGCGACAAGGCCCTCCTCGACCTCGGACACGAGCTGGCCCCCACCACCGCCGAGCACACCGTCGCCTCGATCCGGGGCCTCCTCGCCACCCTGGGCGCCGGGGTCGACGACGACACCGCCGTCCTGGCCGTGAGCGTGCCCTCCCACCCCGACCGTGAAGGGCCGCAGTGA
- a CDS encoding PP2C family protein-serine/threonine phosphatase: protein MTEGNAVERALRDAAPHRLFETVRDVLSREHGARSAELLMADYAAARLQPVTAHPFTAESVSAYNGPEGRAFGAQEPHVVTEEDGVIVHLPVSVRGDRLGVLSVRYAAGAYGPGLLGPLRDVADALAHEILVADRDTDLFLMARRARRLTLAAEMQWQLLPGRSCSRPEYDLGGQLEPAYGIFGDCFDWSASADHLTLTVNNGMGEGIDAALLTSLAVSALRNARRSGLDLADQASLADQALYGQYQGRLHLAMLLLRFSLDTGEVDVIDAGSPRLWRLRGGVVEQVVLEAQLPLGMFEDTVYTVQRFRVLPGDRLFFLSDGVYDVLSPAGDPYSLHALARAVMNTRLLPSSQVPRALLEELAAHRGGIEAADDAMVVCLDWHGRPGAE, encoded by the coding sequence GTGACTGAAGGCAACGCAGTGGAGCGCGCGCTGCGGGACGCGGCCCCGCACAGGCTGTTCGAGACGGTCCGCGACGTCCTGTCCCGCGAGCACGGGGCACGGAGCGCCGAGCTGCTGATGGCGGACTACGCCGCGGCCCGGCTCCAACCCGTCACCGCGCACCCCTTCACCGCGGAGTCCGTGTCGGCCTACAACGGTCCGGAGGGCCGGGCCTTCGGTGCGCAGGAGCCGCACGTGGTGACCGAGGAGGACGGAGTCATCGTCCACCTCCCGGTGAGCGTGCGCGGCGACCGCCTGGGAGTCCTGAGCGTGCGCTACGCGGCGGGCGCGTACGGTCCCGGACTCCTCGGCCCGTTGCGGGACGTGGCGGACGCCCTGGCCCACGAGATCCTCGTCGCCGACCGTGACACCGACCTCTTTCTCATGGCCCGACGGGCCAGACGGCTCACTCTGGCCGCCGAGATGCAGTGGCAGCTCCTGCCCGGGCGCTCCTGCTCCCGCCCCGAGTACGACCTCGGCGGCCAGCTGGAGCCCGCGTACGGCATCTTCGGTGACTGCTTCGACTGGTCGGCCTCCGCCGACCACCTGACGTTGACCGTCAACAACGGCATGGGTGAGGGCATCGACGCGGCCCTGCTGACCAGCCTCGCCGTCAGCGCCCTGCGCAACGCCCGACGGTCCGGCCTCGACCTCGCCGATCAGGCCTCCCTGGCGGACCAGGCCCTGTACGGCCAGTACCAGGGACGGCTGCACCTGGCGATGCTGCTGCTCCGCTTCAGCCTGGACACCGGCGAGGTCGACGTCATCGACGCCGGATCCCCCCGGCTGTGGCGCCTGCGCGGGGGAGTGGTGGAGCAGGTCGTACTCGAAGCCCAGCTGCCGCTCGGCATGTTCGAGGACACGGTCTACACCGTCCAGCGCTTCCGCGTACTGCCGGGGGACCGGTTGTTCTTCCTGAGCGACGGCGTCTACGACGTCCTGTCCCCGGCCGGTGATCCCTACAGCCTGCACGCGCTGGCCCGGGCCGTGATGAACACCAGACTGCTGCCGTCCTCGCAGGTACCCCGGGCCTTGCTGGAGGAGCTGGCCGCGCACCGGGGCGGCATCGAAGCCGCGGACGACGCCATGGTCGTCTGTCTCGACTGGCACGGCCGACCCGGCGCGGAGTAG
- a CDS encoding sensor histidine kinase: MIVGTGAVGAALLSHTTTAGNRLVDGILPAQRDALRLETALLDQETGVRGYLLVDERALLEPYERGLVNERKATERLATVLDDETGVRGDLAAVEEAARVWRDEFAIPAIASVDSGSPPPSLQAGKDRFDEVRRRIAAQQARLDRIQSEARTTFGEARTQRDHILLAIIVAFLLAGGCLAVLLHVGVLRPLGLVRTASQRVADGAFEEEIPLRGPADLRALARAVEAMRHRTVAELKASRRTAERLDRTAAELDAQAAELRRSNAELEQFAYVASHDLQEPLRKVASFCQLLEKRYGDQLDARGTQYINFAVDGAKRMQVLINDLLTFSRVGRVQDARETVALDGTLDRALRNLATAVEESGAEVTRPERLPDVVGDPTLLTMLWQNLIGNAVKFRSPDRLPRVEVTEVDDPAAEPGFRTFAVTDNGIGVPAEFAEKVFVIFQRLHARETYGGTGIGLSLCKKIVEHAGGHIRIDTAHTGGTRIVFTLPGAADTADTTDDAEPADTADSTPLPVSTEGNR; the protein is encoded by the coding sequence ATGATCGTCGGCACGGGCGCCGTCGGAGCCGCCCTCCTGTCGCACACGACCACGGCCGGAAACCGCCTCGTCGACGGGATCCTGCCCGCCCAGCGGGACGCGCTCCGCCTGGAGACGGCCCTCCTGGACCAGGAGACGGGCGTCCGCGGCTACCTGCTGGTCGACGAACGCGCGCTGCTGGAGCCGTACGAACGCGGCCTGGTCAACGAGCGCAAGGCCACCGAGCGCCTGGCGACGGTCCTCGACGACGAGACCGGGGTACGCGGGGACCTGGCGGCCGTGGAGGAGGCCGCCCGGGTCTGGCGCGACGAGTTCGCGATCCCCGCCATCGCTTCCGTGGACAGCGGCAGCCCGCCGCCCTCGCTCCAGGCCGGCAAGGACCGCTTCGACGAGGTCCGTCGGCGGATCGCCGCGCAACAAGCACGCCTGGACCGCATCCAGTCCGAAGCGCGCACCACCTTCGGCGAGGCGCGCACACAGCGCGACCACATCCTCCTGGCCATCATCGTTGCCTTCCTGCTGGCCGGCGGCTGTCTCGCGGTGCTGCTCCACGTGGGAGTGCTGAGGCCGTTGGGCCTGGTGCGGACCGCCTCGCAGCGCGTCGCGGACGGAGCCTTCGAGGAGGAGATCCCCCTGCGGGGCCCCGCCGACCTACGGGCCCTGGCGCGCGCGGTGGAAGCCATGAGGCACCGGACCGTCGCCGAGCTGAAGGCGTCACGTCGCACCGCCGAGCGACTCGACCGGACGGCCGCCGAACTCGACGCGCAGGCGGCGGAGCTGCGCCGCTCCAACGCCGAGTTGGAGCAGTTCGCGTACGTGGCCTCGCACGACCTCCAGGAACCGCTGCGCAAGGTCGCCTCCTTCTGCCAGCTGCTGGAGAAGCGCTACGGAGACCAGCTCGACGCCCGAGGTACCCAGTACATCAACTTCGCCGTGGACGGCGCCAAGCGCATGCAGGTGCTCATCAACGACCTGCTGACCTTCTCCCGGGTGGGGCGGGTCCAGGACGCGCGCGAGACGGTCGCGCTGGACGGCACCCTGGACCGGGCGTTGCGCAACCTGGCCACCGCCGTGGAGGAGAGCGGCGCCGAGGTCACCCGGCCCGAGCGCCTCCCGGACGTGGTGGGCGACCCCACGCTCCTGACGATGCTCTGGCAGAACCTGATCGGCAACGCCGTCAAGTTCCGCTCGCCCGACCGCCTTCCGCGCGTCGAGGTCACGGAGGTCGACGATCCCGCCGCGGAACCGGGCTTCCGGACCTTCGCCGTCACGGACAACGGCATCGGTGTTCCGGCCGAGTTCGCCGAGAAGGTCTTCGTCATCTTCCAACGGCTGCACGCCCGGGAGACGTACGGCGGAACGGGAATCGGCCTCTCGCTCTGCAAGAAGATCGTCGAGCACGCGGGCGGCCACATCCGGATCGACACCGCCCACACCGGGGGCACCCGGATCGTCTTCACCCTGCCCGGCGCCGCGGACACCGCGGACACCACGGACGATGCGGAACCCGCAGACACCGCGGACAGCACGCCGCTCCCCGTATCCACCGAAGGAAACCGCTGA
- a CDS encoding PP2C family protein-serine/threonine phosphatase, with the protein MASTLGLGARPPAPRTPSQQAANPRQASAAEPDDSLALWNGVPPYVLLIEDDEGDAVLVEELVEDSGIDVRLGRAASLAEALDMLADEAPECVLLDLNLPDAQGLDGLKKVLAVSAEAAVVVLTGLSEERAGLSAVAAGAQDYLVKGRLEPDVFMRAIRYAIQRKRTELAAVALEAGRLRAEENARLERGLLPTPLLRGDPADAVSVCARYHPGRAQTLLGGDFYDVVQTSDGSTHAVVGDVSGHGPSEAALGVCLRVAWRAFVMAGARDAELLGLLEQILLAERSGPEIFATLVSLTRAPGSRAVSVQRAGHPGFLVRSAAGVELRTVPGGPALGILPGWGAGWPVTEVPVEAGGAVMLFTDGLIEGRIGPGSDRLDEAGLLEIARKHTDLPAEPFVDSLIHAAQGLAADWGGLADDVAVLHLEWNTPT; encoded by the coding sequence ATGGCGAGCACTCTCGGGCTGGGGGCCCGACCCCCAGCGCCCCGCACGCCATCTCAGCAGGCTGCGAACCCCCGGCAGGCCTCCGCCGCGGAACCGGACGATTCCCTGGCCCTGTGGAACGGCGTACCACCGTACGTCCTGCTCATCGAGGACGACGAGGGCGACGCCGTGCTCGTCGAGGAGCTCGTGGAAGACAGCGGGATCGATGTCCGCCTCGGCCGCGCCGCCTCCCTCGCCGAGGCCCTGGACATGCTGGCGGACGAAGCCCCCGAGTGCGTCCTGCTCGACCTGAACCTGCCCGACGCCCAGGGTCTGGACGGCCTGAAGAAGGTCCTGGCCGTGTCCGCCGAGGCCGCCGTGGTCGTCCTGACCGGGCTGTCGGAGGAACGGGCGGGGTTGAGCGCCGTCGCGGCCGGGGCACAGGACTACCTGGTCAAGGGGCGTCTGGAGCCCGACGTCTTCATGCGGGCCATCCGGTACGCGATCCAGCGCAAGCGAACCGAACTCGCGGCGGTCGCCCTGGAAGCCGGCCGACTGCGGGCCGAGGAGAACGCGCGCCTCGAGCGCGGTCTGCTGCCGACGCCGCTGCTGCGGGGCGACCCGGCCGACGCCGTCTCCGTCTGCGCCCGCTACCACCCCGGACGCGCCCAGACCTTGCTGGGCGGGGACTTCTACGACGTCGTCCAGACCTCCGACGGGTCCACGCACGCCGTCGTGGGAGACGTGTCCGGCCACGGTCCGAGCGAGGCGGCGCTCGGCGTGTGCCTGCGCGTGGCCTGGCGCGCCTTCGTGATGGCCGGGGCCCGCGACGCCGAACTGCTCGGGCTGCTGGAGCAGATCCTGCTGGCGGAGCGGTCCGGCCCGGAGATCTTCGCCACCCTGGTCTCCCTCACCCGCGCTCCCGGCAGCCGCGCCGTCTCCGTGCAGCGTGCGGGGCACCCCGGCTTCCTGGTCCGCTCGGCGGCCGGCGTGGAGCTTCGGACGGTGCCCGGCGGGCCCGCGCTGGGGATCCTGCCCGGATGGGGCGCGGGCTGGCCCGTCACCGAGGTCCCGGTGGAAGCCGGTGGCGCCGTGATGCTGTTCACCGACGGACTGATCGAAGGGCGCATCGGACCCGGCTCCGACCGCCTCGACGAAGCCGGTCTCCTGGAGATCGCCCGCAAGCACACCGACCTGCCCGCCGAACCCTTCGTCGACTCCCTCATCCACGCGGCGCAGGGCCTCGCCGCGGACTGGGGCGGCCTGGCCGACGACGTCGCCGTACTCCACCTCGAATGGAACACCCCCACGTGA
- a CDS encoding MarR family winged helix-turn-helix transcriptional regulator, which yields MSKRESGSRRPVRSAVAEMSELIELLEVVWERGRDTVSAPPVSSAQARVLFLVDGNGGMNLRELGRLLEAAPPSVTRLCDRLQAVGFLERHPGSDDRREVLLQLTPAGRTYLERLRARRQEALATAMAAMQPASRAALAVGLADFCAAVATPLRLPAQEALTHRSA from the coding sequence ATGAGCAAGCGGGAGAGCGGCTCCAGGCGACCCGTACGGTCGGCGGTGGCGGAAATGAGTGAGCTGATCGAGCTGTTGGAAGTCGTCTGGGAGCGGGGCCGCGACACGGTCAGCGCCCCTCCGGTCTCCTCCGCCCAGGCCAGGGTGCTGTTCCTGGTCGACGGGAACGGGGGGATGAACCTGAGGGAACTCGGCAGGCTGCTGGAGGCGGCCCCGCCGTCGGTCACCCGGCTCTGCGACCGCCTGCAGGCCGTCGGATTCCTCGAACGGCACCCCGGATCGGACGATCGGCGCGAGGTGCTCCTCCAGTTGACGCCCGCCGGCCGGACGTACCTCGAACGCCTGCGTGCACGGAGGCAGGAGGCGCTGGCCACGGCGATGGCCGCGATGCAGCCCGCTTCCCGTGCCGCGCTGGCGGTCGGCCTGGCCGACTTCTGCGCGGCGGTCGCCACCCCCCTGAGACTGCCGGCCCAGGAAGCCCTCACTCACCGGAGCGCCTGA
- a CDS encoding MarR family winged helix-turn-helix transcriptional regulator: MPRPGRPGAHEDPAAALGGAAELLAVLHAHGQDGADPAVSPSQLRALIAVEAAEGINLRALGDVLGSRPPSVTRLCDRLEALGLLTRSPHPSSRREVELRLTPRARALLEERRAIRARAFSAVLARMAPEAVDALMSGLAAFREAADGLLPSGRPADTSDDQAEGAGSPGDTGAARTIARIADSA, translated from the coding sequence ATGCCCCGTCCCGGTCGACCCGGTGCGCACGAGGACCCGGCCGCGGCCCTCGGCGGCGCGGCGGAACTCCTCGCGGTACTGCACGCCCACGGCCAGGACGGCGCGGATCCGGCCGTTTCCCCGTCGCAGCTGCGGGCGCTGATCGCGGTGGAGGCAGCCGAGGGCATCAACCTGCGGGCCCTGGGTGACGTGCTCGGCTCCCGCCCGCCGTCCGTCACCCGGCTCTGCGACCGGCTGGAGGCCCTGGGACTGCTGACCCGCTCGCCGCACCCGAGCAGCCGGCGCGAGGTGGAGCTGCGCCTCACCCCTCGGGCGCGGGCGCTGCTGGAGGAGCGGCGGGCGATCCGGGCCCGGGCGTTCTCGGCGGTCCTCGCCCGGATGGCACCGGAAGCGGTGGACGCGCTGATGTCAGGTCTGGCGGCATTCCGAGAGGCCGCCGACGGCCTGCTGCCGTCCGGTCGCCCCGCGGACACCTCCGACGATCAGGCCGAGGGCGCCGGCTCGCCAGGAGACACCGGTGCGGCGCGGACGATCGCGCGGATCGCGGACAGCGCCTGA